The sequence below is a genomic window from Microcebus murinus isolate Inina chromosome 4, M.murinus_Inina_mat1.0, whole genome shotgun sequence.
AGGATAATTTGAAGCAGATGTTCCACCCTCCTCTCAACACCACTCTCTGGGGTTGCTGAGGGAAATGATATGTGttgagaagaaagaggaagcaacATGGGAGAGGAGGTAGTGTTTTGGACTGGGTTGTTCCAGTTTACTGTTACACATAATCCACCCATGGGATGTATCTATCTGGCTTTGCCAAATCAAATGCATTGTCTCTCAATTTCAACAGTTTCTATAGTTCTCAACTGGACTGCTCCCACTGCACCGTTTATTACTTATAAttcagtgataataataataacaataatattctCAGTATTTGACAAAGAATTTTCTCATATtctatctcatttgatttttacaaTGATGCCATGAGGTAGAGTTTAGTATACtcattttacatgtgaggaaactaaggcttgaAAGTGGTTAGATGCTTTGCTTAATTAAGATCACCCAGCAGACATGTGGCAGAAATAGTACCCCAAACCAGGATCTTGGCTCCTGATCTGGAGTTTATTTCATGACACCAGAAATATAGGTCCACTCATATTTCCCACCTCACAGCCCCAGCACCTTCTGTGGTCATCACATAGTCTCCTTAGCAGTTGTGGCTGAAGATGGGCAATAATTACATAGTTCTCttggagagaaaaaacaaaacttcttgGCTGTTTTAAAtctgttgtttcttctttcttgaacTGTGTTCCGCTGACTTCTGCTCCTTTCTTTCGTGTTTAGAGACCTCTTCTTGCTGTTATTAAGGCTGTAAGATCAACTTGGCTGCATCTTTTATGCCTAGAATGGAATCACTTTTCTTACATTCTAAAGCCCTCTCAGGCCCTATACCCAGATATCTCTGTGTCTTTGTGTTTGTCTTTCACATGAGAGGATTGGGGAACTTGAGGTACTGGGGGTGTTGGGAAGACACATAATCCCCAAATCACTCCTTATCTGTCCTTTATTTGATCCCTCTGTACTCCCTTGGCTGACAGGCCCTGGGGTTTCTtccctgtccctgcaatagccactGCTAACTCAGAGATAGGATGATATCTTCCTAGCTTGGGGGTCACTGGCTATGAGCTGTGGTCTGATTTTGTCACTGTGTAGAGCATTTGCTTCTTTCCAGACTCCAGTTTTCTGACCTATAAAATGATGATATTGGACATTATACATGTTAGGGACATAAATAATGTTGTACACTTCTAATGTGATAACCTGAAAAGAAGAGCCAGAGGGAACATCTGCCAAGTTTTTCTCCGAAAGTCAGTAGGGCACAGAATTCTTTGGCCTTCACATTATGGTTATTACCAAGAGCTTCTGTTTACACCAGCTTACCACACCTCTGAACTTTTTGTCTACCCCTGTATAATACCACCttgaaggagagggagaaatagGAAGTGGTGAAGTCAGACAGCCATTGAGATATTGGGTAGAGAAGCAAGTGAAATGGATGGGAATAGTGCAAAGAGCCTGATCTATGTTAGAGTCATCAGGGACCCTATATTATTCTGTAACCTTCATAGTCAAGTGATGTGTGGAAGAGTGGGGTGTCTCCAAATTAAGGAGTTTTCCAGATGTTAGGATTATTGGCAGCTTCAGAAGAGAGTTAATGTGATAAGACTAGAGGACTATCTGAGGGCAGTGTTGATTAAATCTAAGCACCAGAATTTGGGAATACGAGCTTGATGGGaatgaattttattaaacaaCAATTCCTGGGCATCTACTTAAATCTGGTCATATGAATTGCCCCAGGTCACATATACTGTAGGATAGCTAATGCTGGATCCTGGTTTCTGAACTTCTTGTTCAATGCATTTCCCACTGACTTGCCTCTTCTGTGTTTGAAGATCTTGCATAAATACTGACTAAACTGAaagttatttttcacttttttcctgaGAACTATGGGAAGAGTGATGTGGTAGTGATGGGGCTAGTGAGACCATATATCCTGGGCTGCCATCATTGAGTTTCACCTGCCtgccattcttcctttctttgcagCACCTCCTTATTTTTCCGTGCAGCACCTCCTTATTTTTCCATGTGAGATGATCACCATGATTCTTTCCAATAGTTCTCATCTCTTCCCACATACTTTCTTCTTGGCTGGCATCCCAGGATTGACTGCTGCCCACGTTTGGATCTcacttccctttttctttatgtttttcctgGCACTAACTGGGAATAGTGTCCTGCTTTTTCTCATCCGGACAGAACGTAGCCTTCACCAgcccatgtttttctttcttgccatGCTCTCCTTTGTTGACCTGATCCTTTCCCTTTCCACACTGCCCAAGATGCTGGCCATTTTCTGGTTTGGAGCTACAGCCATCAGCTCTTACTCTTGTCTTTCCCAGATGTTCTTCATTCACGCATTCTCTGCCATGGAGTCAGGGGTGCTAGTGGCCATGGCTCTGGACCGCTTTGTGGCCATCTGTAACCCACTGCGTTATGCAACCATCCTTACCCCTGTTGTTGTTGCCAAGATTGGGGGCCTGGTGGTGTTGCGAGCTGTGGGGTTGACCGTCTCCTTTCCAAGCCTGGCCCATCGGCTTTCCTACTGTGGCTCACACACGATTGCCTATACCTACTGTGAGCACATGGCAGTGGTGAAGCTGGCCTGTGGGGCCACCACTGTGGACAACCTCTATGCCTTTGCTGTGGCAGTCTTTCTCGGTGTGGGGGATGTGGCCTTTATTGCCTATTCCTATGGGCAGATTGTGAGGACTGTGACACATTTTCCTTCACCTGAGGCACGTGCTAAAGCAGGCAGCACATGCATGGCCCATGTCTGTGTCATCTTCTTCTTCTATGGACCGGGCTTTCTTTCTGTGGTCATGCAGCGCTTTGGGCCACCCACAGCCTCTGCTGCCAAGGTCATCCTTGCCAATCTCTACTTGCTCTTCCCCCCTGCACTGGATCCCCTCGTCTATGGCATCAAGACTAAGCAGATCCGGGAGCGACTGTTTACTATTCTGAACCCCAGGTGGATTGAGCCCACCTGAGTATAGTTCTTATCAGCTAGACCTCAGGGCCAGGGGGCCTCCCCGTAGGATGGAAACACCACAGCCCAGGTTGTTTACCTAGTGAGGACAGTGAAGAGAAAGCAAATGAAGTTATCCTGGGTGTTGGGAAATCCCTTTTGAGGCCTATGGTGTATAGATGGAAGACCAAGAAGGACTGGGGTATCTCATCTGATCAATTAGCAGGTGATTTTTTgatatccttttttctttaaaacgtTTATGGTTTATTTTGTGCTAATAAGATAAATACATGAGGTAATTAAGAAACAATTAGGACTTTGATGGACCTGGATTCAAGTGATTAGGAGTTCAGGAGAGATTAACTGGATTCCTTTTTTGGATGTATGAAAAAATGGAGTGCTTCCCACCAGCATGGAACTCATGCACAGCCAGTCCGTGGGAGTGGGTGGCCTCTTTACCAAAGAAACTTTGGCGGCAGAGAAAGCTGGGTAGCAAACTATAGAGATAATTTAGAGTTCAAGTTTGTGagagaaattcttaaaaattttcatgtTCCATCTGACTCCAAAATTGTAGAtaaaacttgttttctttattttatgtacttttcagTCTATTTCTCAAATGGATAACCCTCTATGACTCCTAAAGTATTATTGCTTCGTTTTTAGTCTCAGGTGCAGAGACTTGAGTTAATTGTACTTGTAAGCTTATTACACctaaaaattattgttataataattcttgttctgtttctttattttctgttttctcttgccCATTCCCTTCCCAGTTCCTACCATGGCAATCACTTTAATGTGTTTATGGAATGTTCTTTTGTATTTACATATCCTTGAAATTCATGTATATCCTTGAAACACACGTATGTTGTTTGAGTATTATGTAATCCTATTACTCATACATGTCCTTCCTTAGTTCTTCAAATGTGTATGCTCCCTCCAGCCAGGATTGTCTGGGCTCCTTCTAATGTGAATGCATTTCCCTGTCCTTATCCTGTTTCCACTCATATGCCTCACCTCCTTGGAGAAGATTCTTCTAACTACATCAAGTCACTTGTTTCATGATGTCAGAGCACTATATATGTTTCTTTCATTATTCgtcataatttataattacatatatgttttttgaTTGCCTGAATGATGTCTGTCCCCATCCCTACTAGATGCTGATTTCTATCTTATTATTGACATAGTTCTTGGCATATTATATACACTCTGCATGAATGTTTGCTTAATAAACAAATaccattttttaatgaattatgtCACCAGCAGCATATTTCTTCATCAGTCACATTAACATAGTGTGTTTTTGAATACAGTAATACATAAATTTCCAATATAGTAGGCGTTCAATATACTTTcattgaagaaatgaaataaaccatTGCTGTAACAATCACTATTAACATTACTGTCCTTACTATCATCATTATGACTAATGTTGCCTCCACTTGGCCTTTTCAGATATTGTGATTTCAAATGACAGCATTTGGACACTGTGCAGGGGCACTGGAAAGCATGATTACTGTCATAAGGCAGACTTGCCGCTGGGAGGGCTTAGAGATCTCTGAGTGCTCTGGGCCAACTAGTTTTGAAGAATCCTACTCTGAATATGTTGTATTAGTGACAAATCTTGATAATGAGAGCAGCTCCTGTGTGTTCAGCTCTTGCTCCGTGGTACTTTGAGTCCTTGAAATAAAAACTTTGcatatacattttctcatttaatgacTGTAAAATGCAAATGAAGCTGGTGCTgtcattattcctgttttatatcTGATGAAATGTACTTCCTACTAAGTGGGGATGATTTATATTCTCATACTTCTTCTACCTTTGGCTTGGTGTTGAGTTTAGTGtcctttttccccaaataaaatttgtaaaaacagATGAACAAACAAGCACAGACTGGTGCTTCCTCGAGTTtaggccattcacatttattatccTCTACCACTCCCAGTTACTATTGTCTCTCCTCTTTATTCTCCTTCATTAAATGATGGCATGGTCAaaatccctattttttttttttttttttaccaactatGATCCTGGTGGGAGACTACAGTGTTCATGTTGATGACCCATGGAACACTCTGGCCTAtcatattcttgattttttttatccccCAAGACCCTACCCCATCTTCCCATTCCCATGACATATCCTTGAACCTCTCTAGAGATCACTGTATCTGCTTCCCAACAGGTCTCCCACTCTTTATGCTTAACTCCTGCTTATCCATTCTCCCAGGATGAAATTTTGTTAATGAGATTTTGATCATGTCTCAATCCTCTGATTAAAATCCTTAGTGGTTTTTCTATGGTCCTTTGACATGGCCTAAAAGACCCTGCATGGTCAGGTTCCTGCTTTCGTCAGTTCCTGAACACTATGATTCTGaatcttaaaaattcttttaggtCTTTGAAAATGCCAggttcccttccttcctgcctcacGGATTTAATGCCCTCAGTCTACTGTAACACCTCCCTTCACTTCTAACCAATTTTTCTGGTCACTAACTTGAATTAGGGAGAGTTTCTAGGACTACCCAGCCTGGGAAAGTCCttttattatatgctttaaacacacagttttaatttataatacttATAACTGTTAGTTATTTCTGTGATCATGTACTTAATATACatcatattgtttgttttttccaacaTCTAGTGGAGTACTGGAAATTggtagatatttaatatttattgaataaatgaataaatgggacttcCCACTGGCTGTGAATGAAACACTTGTTGACCGCATGAATGAAAGGACAGTGTGCTTGAAGCATAGTTCCCAAGGAGAGTGTGGAGTGGTAGCTGCTTTAGCCAGAGACAGGACCGAGGGAAGCATCTGCTTATGATGGGAAAATATGAGAGAGGAGGACTCAGCCCATCTCGTTGGGAACTTTCTGGGATGGACTGTCTGAGAAGCCCTGTTTATCTCACACTTGCCATGGTAATGGGGTTGAGGTCCAGGGATCTATCACAATGTTACAGAGGAGAAGCAAAGAGGGAGGTACCATTTGTCTTAGATTGAGTTCTCCAAAACTCAGCTAGCCCGTTGGGACCTCCTGAGCTGGGATGACCCTTCAGTGTTAAGATTGAAGAAAGGGGCCAGGTCTTTGTATTCTTGCATCAGTAGTCTTTGATTGTGAGCTTCCCTGCACAGGGACAAGTAACCTTGGATGAGGCTTCTCTATTGAGCCAAAGGACAGTGACTCAGTTTTGAACTTGCAATGCCAACACTGCTAGCATCTGGGGGCATGAGCACATTGAACCAGAGAGCCCACTAAAGAATTTACATGGGGGTCCAAGATTGTTCTGTGAGAATGAGAAGTCTAAGCTTAGAGAGCAATGTGAAATTTCCCAGTCGACAGAGTGTGAGGTTCCTAGCATACTATGAGGACGTACAGGCTCAGGGGTAATAACTAGCACTGGGCAGATGTGGGCCACCTGGTTAGGTGCAGGTGCCCCTCTCTGCCTCTTTGCCCAGCCACCCATCCCTGTGGGCTGTTTCCTTGGCTCTGTGTGTCTCCAGCCAATCTGAAGGCTAACTTTGGCTCTGTCCAGGTGTGTCTGTGAGTCCACTGGGACCTGGTAGTTGGCAATAACATCCTGCCTGTCCAGTGTTTTGCTCATAGTCAGCATCCATGTCTTGGGGAAGGGTCAAGAATGGACTTTCCTCTCAGGGTGAAGATGAAAGAACCAGGAGCATGTTGGTGCACAGGAATTCAGGTGTGCAAAATGAGATCAGGTTTGGGGCTTACGGTGGGGCAGGAACATTGACAGCTGACTTCTGCCCTTCTCACTGCCCTTGTGACAGCAATTATTTTTTTGGCTTGGCTAGTGTGTCTCTGAGTCTGGTCTGACATCTCTTAGTAGTCTTATGTTTATTACTCCCTGAGTCAGAGTAGTTTTCTCTGGATCTGACTCCTCAAAACTAACTCTCTCCTCCTAGCTTGTACCATTTAGATCTCATCAGGCAGTCAGGCTGTGGCTTGTCCCTCTCTCCATAATCTCTTTCTTAACAGTGGCCTGGACTCCATGATAGTGTAGAAAAGGGAGAGATGAGAACATAGACTGAGAGAGATTAAGGGAGGGCACATTGCTATAAGCTACCCTGTGAGTTTACAGATACTTACCAATCTTGTTAAACCCTCCTGGTCAGCTTTAGGCATTCACAGGGGCATTTAGCATGATCGTAGACTGGCATCCTCACTATCATATACAGTGTATGTGGATACAGCTGATTTACCTCTTTTATGCAAGTCTTGCCAGAGCTAGTactcattttttatatctttggaaAATTATAGCTGCACAGAACTCGAGTGAtgcatttgattttctctttggctTTCAGAGACTGCTATGCAGCCCTTCTGAGTAAAATATCCTCTGTCTTGTTGTTGCTCCCAGGCCAGGGAAGAAGGTCATTGTGGAGATTGAACTGGGGGCTCAGGGTGTTCCTGGAGCTGACCAGGGAGGGCTGTGGTGGAATTTTCCTGAGTCTGGAAATTTTATCCTGGGCCAGTTTTCTCCATGTTTATGATTCTTCCTCAAGGCTGACTCAAGACTTGAAAGGGTGGATCCTCAAAGGCAGcccagagagcaggagaacagtGCCCCCGGGCCacacttattttattaattttctgtgtgtCTCACCTTTGCTCTCTGGTGCTGAAACTTTGAGTGCTTGATTTCTGTATCTTCCTCTCTTATTAGGTCGTTATCATGGACCCACTATTTCTGTGCCTTCCCCTAATCTCTCCTGGTCTAAGTTCTTGTCTGTCTTTTCCCCCACTGCCATAGAGTTCAGACTACTGTTAAGGAGATTAAGGAGAGAGGGACAGGTCACGACCCCTTGAGGAGCCTCCCTGCCTGCTAAAGGCAGTGGCAGAAGTGACCATTAGTTACCACAGGAACccccttatttctttttttcttctctttctttcttatttatttctttgagacagaatctcactatcACTCATGCTAGattgctgtggtgtcagcctaactcatagcaacctcaaattcctgggctcaagtgatcctcctgcctcagcctaccaagtagcagggactataggcatgcataaccacacatggctaatttttctattttaattagagatggggtctcactattgctcaggctggcctcgaattcctgacctcaagcgatcctcccatatCAGCCTCCCTGaacgctaggattataggtgtgagtcactgctcCTGGCAGGAACCCCCTTATTTCTGACATATATCATTATCACCTTATGGTACAAAAGTTCAGTAGGGCCTTTTCTGCCATGAATCATCCAGAACATCATTTAAGAGAGGGACTTCTAAGATCAGTTCATACACACTTCAAATAATGTCAGCTGTATTATTCCTATCCCTTAAGTTTAGTCTCTGCCTTGTCAAGTTCCCAGAATTCCCAGTCTTTAAGACACACATATACTTATTTACTATTTCATCTGGTCATATAGATGCTTATTTATTCAGGCAACATTACTGAGTATCAGCTAGATTCCAGGTGCTTTGGGAGCTCTGGGGCTGTCTCAATACACAAGGCATAGTCCTACTCTTCAAGGACTGACTCACTGCTGGGTTTTAGAGCCTGAGGTCATCAATGCAATTAGAAAGTGAAAAAGGGATTAtgacagagaggaaaaggagacCTACCCTGCTGCCTTACAGAATCCCAGCACAATTTCACAGAAGATAGGTTGCTTGGATTGAATTTACATGAGTAGGCAGGAGTTGAAAAGCAGCAGTTCTTAGCTAATTGCTCTCTGCTTCCTGGTCAGAGAGCTAAATACAACTTCACCTTTACATTTTGGGGAATAAAATTCCTTCTGCTTTTCCTTGAAGAATCACAGAGGGACCTCTTGTTTACTTTAATAATTAATGCTTAATAAGCAGCTTGGGCTTTTGCTGTAGGCTCACAAGCCATACAGCAGGAAGAAGAGGCAGGCTGTCCTCAGGCACAGGTGCCTCTGCTGCTCTGCTTCACCCTCTGCAGTCTGGTGTCAGCCCCACTGCTCCACTGACACTTCTTCTGTTGTAGCCGTGGTGTCTTCTGCAATGCACAGCTGCTCTCTGACTTCTCAGCCAAAAAATGAGAAATGGGCAAAAGGGCTGTTGCTCAGGAAGAGAATAAACTTTCCTACTGTGTGGAACATTAAGTActgaaaagttaatttttgtaagatTATGAGATTCCTCTGGAGGTCTCAGGAAAAACATGACTGTTATTTCCAATTGACTCTGGAAGAAAAACAGTCTGGGAGATATATTTGTGTGACCATCAGGCATTTCAGACTTCATAGCCATCATATTCAGAGTTGTGGGgcaatattattatcattattgattCATAAAAATGATACTCTAATTGATTTATTAGatgcataatttataaaaattgagttATTCTTGAATCTTTTTATCTTTGCATAGATATGTGCACTATCACCCcaacagagaaaaatacaaatatttcagaTTACATCTTGTCCTTTAAGACAAACGTATAGACACAGACATCCAGttataagttttttgttttaatgcttGAGGGGTAACTTTCTTGGAGGATATTAAACCAGCATCCCTTTATTTGGTGTTTCATGTTCACGTGAGCATCTTAGAGACACTGAATTGTTATAATGTCATGATGAGAGATAGATGTatcaaaaatttgaaacaaagaaGCAGAATCCTgtggacaaagaaaaaagaaagaggcctATTATCTCATACACAGTCATCTTTAATTATTAATGTTAACAGTAATGATAGTTATAATTTACAGAGTAACCTATATatcaagattttatatatattacttaatatttataattaaccTGTAAGATTGATATTATTTATTCTACTaccagatgaggaaatcaagactgAGAGTTTAAGTAGACTGCCAAGGTTTATTCCTAGAATATGAAATGAACAGAATTTAAATAAAGTCTGTCTGCTTCCAGAACTAGTATTTATACCACTACATTTTGAAACATCCACTTTGTTCCATTTTAGAAACATGTAGCATCCATGATTATATGTTAGCTTGCAATTATAAAGTTTAATGAGATATGGtgctttttcttaaaacaaaccATTAAGACGCTGAAAAATTTCTACAATAAGataaaccagaaaattatgggtaaacaaaataaaataaagtgctcCTAATATAATCAGTATTGACTCAACACAGTCAATGAGTCCTTTTGAGGGGCAAGAGACAGTGGACTCTGATTTTGAAGGATCAGTTCAGACAAAAGAAGAGTAAAACAGAATACACAAAAAGCATATGTAAAATAGAATGGTGTACTCATATAACTTCAAGAATGTtggaataattaaagaaaaacatacacataGGAGATGTTAGCTGTGTGATAAAagtaatacacacaaaaaataaactttgacaAAGTTTTATGCCTGTCTTAAAAAGTATGATTCTATTCCATGCATTAATTTTGGTGAAGGATTAACTATAGAAGTGCCATGAAAGCATCTACATTTTGGGAAAAACTCTTTGACTTTAGAGTTGAGAGTGGATTTATAGGGGGGTTTATAGCAAAGGCAGAGAGTTGTGATGAGCAATCCAGGTGAGGGCAGTTGGGAGGGTGAACTCAGGCAGTGAAACGGGGAGTTGAGAGAAAGGAGTGAATataagaaagattaaaattaaagtcATTACAAATTAGTGAATAGGTAAAAGGAATGAGAATTAATGAGTAAGGATGGCTTTGAAGTTTCTAGATTGGGTTGGGTAGGTAGATAGTGATGTAATTCACAAAAATATGGCCAAAAAGTAAGTACAGCAGATTTGGGAAGGATATGTGAATTAATTTAGTGTTGAATATGTTGAGTGCATGGTACAGATATtcaagaaacaaatggaaaaatggatttatgtttcagaaagatatttgacttaaaaatatagatttggtagaaattaaagtatacaaatatttaaaaccatgGGAATAGATGGACTCAATTCAGAGATGATGTACAGAattgagaagagaggagaggttGGAACCCTGAAATTAACAACATAATGAGATGGGGAAAATGGTGGGACTGGGGCTCCAGGAGGAACAACTGTAGAGTGCTATGTCATGGAAACTGAGGGagattaatttcaaaaataacagaTTGATAGTATTCAGCAATGGCAAGAGGTTAATAAAGAGAATCCTTTGAAGTTGCCATTTCCAAAATATAAGTTATTGAATGGTGGAGTTTAAGCATCTCTCCAAAAGCAGCATATGTTTACTCATGTGTCTAAATAAAACTAGACCTATCCTAATTCAGACATGTGGATGCCTCACCTGTAAAAAAATGATCCACCAGAAAAGGAGATctttttccttctatctaacttTATTCCCTTGTTTGCAGTTTAAGTCTCTTTATTCATCTCATGAAGATGGTAGCCAGATCTGGAAAATGTGATAACGTaccaggaatggaaaaatcatgactttgtttctctttccctttttcgtCTCCAAATAGTTTATGATGGCATTTATCAATTCCAGCTGGAGGCTACTCcaaccttctttctttctgatagGTATTCCAGGTTTAGAGGAAAGCCAGCACTGGATAGCATTGCCTCTGGGTGTCCTTT
It includes:
- the LOC105883463 gene encoding olfactory receptor 52K1-like is translated as MITMILSNSSHLFPHTFFLAGIPGLTAAHVWISLPFFFMFFLALTGNSVLLFLIRTERSLHQPMFFFLAMLSFVDLILSLSTLPKMLAIFWFGATAISSYSCLSQMFFIHAFSAMESGVLVAMALDRFVAICNPLRYATILTPVVVAKIGGLVVLRAVGLTVSFPSLAHRLSYCGSHTIAYTYCEHMAVVKLACGATTVDNLYAFAVAVFLGVGDVAFIAYSYGQIVRTVTHFPSPEARAKAGSTCMAHVCVIFFFYGPGFLSVVMQRFGPPTASAAKVILANLYLLFPPALDPLVYGIKTKQIRERLFTILNPRWIEPT